One genomic segment of Rivularia sp. PCC 7116 includes these proteins:
- the hppD gene encoding 4-hydroxyphenylpyruvate dioxygenase, with the protein MRIAYVHFYVEDAKTWCDWFVHHLNFRRLDADALRRCFPVSVNTDSHTSTEVVTSGVVSFVLSSAISSISPVAKYLSQHPPGVVDVAFEVDNLPAIIAKAKAHGIKFIKPTVPQYTKDKAYTNQIKLMAWGGLTHTLVQKQFIQNAVEDYSSNAFIQAIDHIVLNVPIGNLQPAVAWYQNILGFREQQKFNIQTEYSALHSQVMVSHDGSVQLPINEPATANSQIQEFLSANQGAGIQHIALQTSDMISNITKFRSRGVAFLPISQNYYSNLQKRTNLPLKPNELVKIAKQEILVDWKEDSPNALLLQIFTKPIFPQPTFFFEFIERRQCARGFGEGNFRALFEAMELEQIKRGSL; encoded by the coding sequence ATGAGAATTGCTTACGTTCACTTCTATGTTGAAGATGCCAAAACTTGGTGTGATTGGTTTGTACATCATCTTAATTTTCGTAGATTAGATGCCGATGCCCTAAGGCGTTGTTTTCCCGTTAGTGTAAATACAGATTCTCATACCTCCACCGAAGTAGTTACAAGCGGTGTAGTTAGCTTTGTGCTGTCTTCAGCAATATCTTCCATCAGCCCAGTAGCTAAATATCTGAGCCAGCATCCACCTGGAGTTGTAGATGTCGCATTCGAGGTAGACAATTTACCAGCGATTATTGCTAAAGCTAAAGCCCATGGCATAAAGTTTATAAAACCCACAGTGCCGCAATACACAAAAGACAAGGCTTACACTAACCAAATTAAGCTAATGGCTTGGGGGGGACTTACGCATACTTTAGTGCAAAAACAATTTATACAGAATGCTGTTGAAGATTATTCCTCGAATGCTTTTATCCAAGCCATCGATCACATAGTCTTAAATGTCCCTATCGGAAATTTACAGCCTGCTGTTGCTTGGTACCAAAATATTTTAGGTTTCCGCGAGCAGCAGAAATTTAATATTCAAACTGAATATTCTGCTTTACACAGTCAAGTAATGGTTTCCCATGATGGCAGCGTACAACTACCTATTAACGAACCTGCAACTGCTAACTCTCAAATTCAAGAATTTCTCAGCGCTAACCAAGGTGCCGGAATTCAACATATTGCTTTACAAACCAGCGATATGATTAGTAATATCACCAAATTTCGCAGCCGTGGAGTTGCTTTTTTGCCTATTTCTCAAAATTACTATTCTAATTTACAGAAGCGAACTAATTTACCTCTCAAACCAAACGAACTCGTCAAAATTGCAAAACAAGAAATTTTAGTAGATTGGAAGGAAGATTCCCCTAATGCTTTACTTTTACAAATCTTTACAAAACCTATTTTTCCCCAACCTACTTTTTTCTTTGAGTTTATAGAGCGTAGGCAATGCGCTCGAGGCTTCGGAGAAGGTAACTTTCGCGCCTTATTTGAAGCAATGGAACTCGAACAAATCAAGCGTGGAAGCTTATAA
- a CDS encoding HAD family hydrolase, with protein MIRIITDFDGPISDVSERYYQVYILCLEKNRHQNQQVRTLSKTEFWELKRSRIPEKQIGIMCGLEEKQAESFARLRKQTVHTQPYFEFDTLAKDAVEALSKAQQAGIDLAVMTMRRVRELEYALEKFKLYDYFPANRRYCLNNDYVKTRDIDDKPLLMQRALKELSLVENTWMIGDTEADITAAKRYGVKSIAVECGIRDRAQLEAYSPDMFMKNLIEAVDFILRN; from the coding sequence ATGATAAGAATTATTACAGATTTTGATGGCCCAATTAGTGATGTTTCCGAACGTTATTATCAGGTATATATATTGTGTCTAGAAAAAAATCGCCATCAAAATCAACAAGTACGAACGCTTTCCAAAACAGAATTTTGGGAATTGAAGCGTTCGCGCATTCCTGAAAAACAAATAGGTATTATGTGCGGTTTGGAAGAAAAGCAGGCGGAAAGTTTTGCTCGATTGCGAAAGCAAACTGTACATACGCAGCCATATTTTGAGTTTGATACTTTAGCCAAGGATGCAGTAGAGGCTTTATCAAAAGCACAACAAGCTGGCATTGATTTGGCGGTAATGACTATGCGCCGAGTGCGGGAATTAGAATATGCTTTAGAAAAATTTAAATTATACGACTATTTTCCAGCCAATCGTCGTTATTGTCTTAATAATGATTACGTCAAAACTCGTGATATAGATGATAAACCTTTACTTATGCAACGTGCATTAAAAGAATTGTCGCTTGTAGAAAATACTTGGATGATTGGGGATACAGAAGCTGATATAACTGCCGCAAAAAGATATGGTGTTAAGTCAATTGCTGTAGAGTGCGGAATTCGCGATCGCGCTCAGCTTGAAGCCTATAGCCCAGATATGTTTATGAAAAATTTGATAGAAGCAGTTGATTTTATACTTAGAAACTAA
- a CDS encoding CPP1-like family protein, with protein sequence MSDQNPYEKLGVSEDASFEEIQDTRDRLVEQYSGDSQRLEMIEAAYDAVLMDRLRMRQEGKIKVPERIRFPERREQVAPDVSPVPKQQSPAWLQRMVDKPSTLDVVIPGVWYLGLSANSLFYRSGGDQVLQLMLVLGVGVSIYFLNRKESRFGRAALLTLVGLIVGLIVGGLIASPLVQQLQSANFTTNQFATVVTFVLLWLICSFLK encoded by the coding sequence ATGAGCGACCAAAATCCCTATGAAAAACTTGGGGTATCAGAAGATGCTAGCTTTGAAGAAATTCAAGATACACGCGATCGCCTAGTTGAACAGTATAGTGGTGATAGTCAGCGTCTTGAAATGATTGAAGCAGCTTATGATGCTGTATTGATGGACCGCTTGCGGATGCGCCAAGAAGGAAAAATTAAAGTGCCCGAACGCATTCGCTTTCCCGAACGTAGAGAGCAGGTAGCTCCCGATGTAAGCCCCGTTCCGAAACAACAGTCACCTGCATGGCTGCAACGGATGGTAGATAAGCCGAGTACTCTCGATGTGGTTATACCTGGAGTTTGGTATCTTGGTTTAAGTGCCAATAGCTTATTTTATAGGAGCGGAGGCGACCAAGTTTTACAATTGATGCTAGTACTTGGGGTTGGAGTAAGTATCTATTTTCTTAATCGTAAAGAAAGTAGATTTGGGAGAGCAGCTTTATTGACTTTAGTTGGTTTGATAGTTGGTTTAATTGTTGGGGGACTGATTGCTAGTCCACTTGTACAACAATTGCAATCTGCCAATTTTACGACTAATCAGTTTGCAACTGTAGTCACTTTTGTATTATTGTGGTTAATTTGCAGTTTTCTGAAATAA
- a CDS encoding response regulator transcription factor, with protein MAPTAKILVVDDDPAVRNLIQRFLMKQSYQVEAAEDGKTALALFEQFNPDLVILDVNLPDVIGFNLCQEMQSRNGVFVLMLTSRADEADKIRGFSKGADDYLTKPFGLGELEVRVAAILRRQRVVTTAEQKRLVFEKLMIDPVRREVSLNNLPVPLTALEFDLLHFLASHPGRVWRRAELIQEVWDYEYVGDQRVVDVHIGQIRKKIEADAAQPALIQTVRGVGYKFECPAPAQQPEKV; from the coding sequence ATGGCTCCCACTGCCAAGATTCTTGTAGTTGACGACGATCCTGCCGTTAGAAATTTAATTCAACGTTTCTTGATGAAGCAGAGCTATCAAGTGGAAGCTGCCGAAGATGGCAAAACTGCTTTAGCTCTATTCGAGCAATTTAACCCAGATTTGGTAATTTTAGACGTTAATTTACCAGATGTAATAGGGTTTAACCTTTGCCAAGAAATGCAGAGTCGTAACGGTGTTTTTGTTTTAATGCTGACTAGTCGTGCGGACGAAGCCGATAAAATTCGCGGCTTTTCCAAAGGTGCTGACGATTACCTCACTAAGCCTTTTGGTTTAGGGGAGTTAGAAGTCAGAGTCGCAGCCATTCTGCGCCGTCAGCGCGTTGTTACCACAGCGGAACAAAAGCGCTTGGTTTTTGAAAAATTGATGATAGATCCCGTCCGAAGAGAAGTGTCGCTCAATAATCTGCCAGTTCCCCTGACTGCATTGGAATTTGACTTACTGCATTTCCTAGCCAGCCACCCTGGTAGAGTGTGGCGACGCGCCGAACTAATTCAAGAGGTATGGGATTATGAATATGTAGGCGACCAAAGGGTTGTAGACGTACATATAGGTCAAATTCGTAAAAAGATTGAAGCTGATGCTGCTCAGCCTGCTTTAATTCAAACGGTACGTGGTGTTGGCTATAAGTTTGAATGTCCAGCTCCAGCCCAACAACCTGAGAAAGTATAG
- a CDS encoding DUF2811 domain-containing protein, which yields MNATVSLYAVVPEILHESLKNYLETHPDWDQDRVLTAALSLFLLQNGDSDRRAARVYLETLFHHC from the coding sequence ATGAACGCCACAGTAAGCCTATATGCAGTAGTTCCCGAAATACTTCACGAATCTTTGAAGAATTACTTAGAAACCCATCCAGACTGGGATCAAGATCGAGTGCTAACTGCTGCTCTATCTTTGTTCCTTCTTCAAAATGGTGATAGCGATCGCCGAGCTGCTCGTGTCTATTTAGAAACATTGTTTCACCACTGCTAG